ATACAGAAAGTGACCAAGAGGCACTGCCAGAAGTACCGCAGCAGAATGGCAACCAAGTGTCTGGAGAGAAACAGCAGCCCAATCGTCGGAGAGCGGGGAAGACGTCATCTGCAACACCTACAGACTTTTCAGAAGCTGAAACTTCTTCATCTGGATTTTCTGATGAAACTAGCAATAAGTCAACACAAACAGAACTTTCTGGGTTACCAGCAGGTTCTTATTTGTGTTCAATTGCTGATGGAGAAGACTGCCGATTTAGTATTTATGATGATGCTAGTCCTGTTGAGAGTCGCTTTAGGAAAACTCCAGAATATCGCCAACTGTTCAGAGAAATATTTGCAGTGTTAAAGCGTGCAGCTGAAGAAAAAGGAGAAGGCGAACAGCTGCCACGTCTGGACGATGCAACACCAACTCGCGAGGCTCTTCCCAAAGTGCCACCTGCAACTCCAGCTAAGGAAGAAGCACCTCTAGAGTTTGCCACCAAAGAGGAGTGTAAGAAAGAAACTAAAACTATGCCCAGACAGAGACAGCCTAACACTAAGAGGATGGAATCTCAACCAAGTGAACCAGAGAAAGCTAGCTCTTCAGAGAATACTGGCACAAGTGCTGAAAGTTCTAACAGTGGACTTGTTCTGAGACCGCTTCCACCAAAGTCAGAACAAATAGAATACTTATCAGTAGGTATTGCAGTGAAAAAGAAGGGAAAGAGAAAAAATTCACCAATGAAACGCATGAATGTTGCAGTGGAGACTTCACCAGTTGGGGCTAGTGGTCTCAACTACAGCGGCAGAGCGTCGAACTCTGGTAGgaacaggcagcagcagcagcagcagcagcagcagcagacacgTACGTGGTATCGCAGTGATAGCCCCAGACATCACAGCAATAACAGCAGTCGATATGCAGCATATGATAAGTCGTGGGAACCACAGCAACAGTTTCCAAGCCCAGCGTATGAAGGTGTTGTTAAACTGAAGCAACTGGACATGTCGTATGCAGAAGCTCTTCGCAATGGGCCACGGAAAACATCACCTGGTAATGTTAACGGATACAGAAAATGAGAAATGGGGGGGAAATATGCAACCACCAAAAGATGTTCTGTATACTGTGCTAATTACTTGATAGTTTTAGGTGAAAAAGTGTTAATGTAAATTTTATGACATTGTGGGCCTGAATCAAATTGATGATGTGACTCGTGTACATAACAGTGAAGACGGGTTTAAAGATCTGTTATGTGGCCTGGAGAATATACCCTACCAATAACTATTTGATGGAAGCAATTacgtaaagaaaattttaaattttctttcttgtaCAGCTCATGACTAATGCATTTGTGTaaagtgcaatatatatatatatgtatgtgaaacaGTACAATTTTGTAACAAGAAAGATCTTGTACCCTTTCTTAAAACAAATAACAAATCTAAATATATTACTTGTATTAATTTATCTggtttcaccttaaaattgcaataatcaaataaaatattttttctctgGTTGTTGTTAATGTTTTTAAGTGGGCACATGACAACTTCAAAGTGCCAGCTTTCTTGCCCAGTTCTATCTGTGAGAAAATGGTGTCTTATAACTACATGCCAATTTCAGTCTTTTTCTTGGCTCATAGCAAACATTTTATAGGTTtataatataaaagtattttccTTTAGGTGTTCAAAGAAAGCATTGAAATTAACAGTTTTGTATCTCTCTCTTTCAAAGGCAAAACTGAAGTTTTAATACTGTTGCATCAATCAGATAAGTGAAAGATTGTATCTCAATGGAATATGTAAATTGTAATTAATGCATCTGTTATGTCTGTAAATGTTACGTTTAGCTGATATTTTTCTCCATGCATAATGTAAATGAATGAGAGATGCAAAATATTATGCCATCCACATGCAGAAGAGCAAAACTGTGTTGTCATTGAATTTCTGACAAACAAGTCATACTGAATTATTAGGACACTTTTAATGTGTGCTTTGCTTCTTGAAACTACTGCATTCAAATTAGGATGTTCTGTTTCTCTGTGCAACAAGGACATACATGTGCGGAATATTTTCAGTTTCAGCATGTTCTAATTCAAACACTTCTGCCAAACAGAAAATAACTTTTACCATTGCATTATTTATatgtaaaaatgaagaaataattcagtatttAAAAATGGCAAAGCACTCCAGTGTGTTTAATAAATGTATGTTGAATGTGGGCATGCATTAAGATGGAGTTCAACTAATCAAACTACACACAATGGTAACTGCGTATTTTACCATTTATTTACATTTGTGCTGATGGAAGTGCAATAAACAGGATCCTATCTGATGATTAGACAACAGTTTGATGTTTTGAGGTATTAAAATTGGAAGTGAATTATgtacaaaattaaatttgaaataaacTAAAAGTGTTTTCATAATGACCATTTTGTTATTATGCCAATTTAAACACACTTAAAATAGGACTAGTTTTAAGTGCAAATTGGTGCAAGTACTCATATCATTTGTCAAGATAATTTATAAAAATGCCACCTTTTTAAGTCTTCAGATTTTAGAAGTCTAAGtgatgaaaattattattatgatgatgattatataAATTACGACAAGAAATGGAAAATAAGTGTTTGTGAAAAGAAATGATACTTTAAAGTTTTCAATACTTAGATGCTTTTTAAGACTTGTTCCAGAAGCTTTTTAAGACTTGTTCCAGAAGCCATTCACCCTAGAATTTTCATGAATTACCTCGATTCTTGATGTGGTTAGTATGATAAAGATGTTGGTTGTTACTTAGAGCTTCATTTTGTGCCAAGTCAATTTCTCATACAGGGTTAGTTATCAAATGTAATCTCCCATATCTTACATCATGAAGGTACCAttgtttcagttaaaaaaaaaaaaaaaaaaaaaaaacactttttgctGGGCACTTCTGAAACCTATCTTCGTTGTCTGTCCATTTCAGTGTTTACTACAATAGTTCTAACAGACTAAAAAAGAAAGTGGAATGGTTATGGGTACTGAATTCCTGGATGGGATAAGTGGTGTTAAAAGTGCACTTAAAGCTTCTAAATAACCTCTGGGTGGGAAACTGACAAGCTTTCCACATCTGCCCAAGAGTTCATAATTTTTTAAGGATTCATCGTAGTTGAAATGATCAAAAACTGACGTGATTTTTTAAGAACGTTAACCCAAATGCCTCTTTCTTTCCTGTGCCAAGAAATTTTCTGGATTTTAAGTGATGAACGTAAAAAATACGGGGAGGTGGGGGGCCAGTGATCATGTAATCCCACATTTAAGCACACAGCCAGTAAACATAACGAAGTATAGACAAATCATCAGAATTGCCCCAATGGTAATTTTGCTACACATGCTTACAATTCTGTCCTCTTACAAAATTAAGGTGGCAATAGAATACAGTGTTgtaaattatattatattatattcagATTCTCGCATTCCCTGATGTGTCTCATTGTTGTCTTAACTGTTAATCTGCCTACTGTACATAGCACAGATACACCCTTTTATTTTACCTCGTTGATTAAAATGTAGGGCTATTTGTAAAATTTATGTAAAAGGTGGATTACAATTTGTGTCTCTCTTCTTGTAAAGTATCACCATTTAGTTGTTAACAGGTATTTtaagtccccaacaatcagtcttcccttctcaccccatccagtaagtctcccctgacccgggatTTTGAGTGATTTTTCTAAGCTGTACCTCTTTCCTTACACCTCTCCAGTACTTTTTCTTCGCCCCTCCCTTCCCCTTTCAACTCTTCTGCCAAAAGAAGGaatcactggctctgaaagctagcaaaagttaaacccttttgtgtgtgATCCTATGCTGCTGCTGGGTGagtaattttttatctatccagctaCGAACAACTATTTAAAAGACCAGAGCTATGTTCTTGGTTTCAATATAAAGTACAATTTCCACTGCAAAAAATCCTGTCCAATTCCTACAATACAAAGCAATTTTGTAATTTCTGTGGAGCCTCTAGACTTGTATCTACAGAATTTTGGCTTCAGTTTACTTTTCAGTGACTGGAGGAATGATAAAAAAATAACAGGTTTTAAATCTTGGCTGCAAGAAATGTTGATCAGTACCTTATCTTTGATTACTTTGAAATGCAAAGGTGTTAATTGTCACACTAATAAAGTTATTTGCttaaaaagtgtgtaatgacacaCAAATAATTTCCAAGTACGAGATGCAGAATTTGTAGCAGAAACTACTTCTAAAATCCTGAtgtcctccattaccaaactgatgaattCTTGCCCaagctggtgattccttgatgcctcggaatgtgtcctatcaaataCTGATAAATTTTTCCATATATTTGTTTTCTGACAGTTTCATTCAGCATTTCCTCCCTAGTTATTCAATCTTCTCAGCTAGTCATTCATGTGTCACTTCTGTGCAAGGTTAActccaaatgaaaactttaaatttatatCCTTTGTTACCAAGTCTCTGAAATATTTTCTTGCTGTTTTCAGTCTCCATTTTACATCTTCTGCACTTTGGTCATTGTATGTTATTTTTTTTACTCGCTTTTAGTGTAACATTATTATAAACTAATTTCCCCAGCATCGCCTAACTCAATTTAACAATGTTATCatcgttttacttttatttatgttcatctttCCAACATCCCAtcctttccattcaactgatcttcaaaGTTCTTTGCCATCTTCCACAAAATTACAACATAACTAGCAAATATCAaagttaattcttctccatggactgtaattaCCTATCCAAATTCCTTTTTGGTTTCCTACAATgtttgctcattgtacagactgaTGAACATAGGATAAGCTACAGCCCTCATCTACTTCCTTCTCAACTTTGTTTTTCCTTTCATGACCTTTGACTCTCATAATAGCAGTCTGCTCTTCATACAAATGGTAGATCagctttctctccctgtattttatccctgctacctacagaatttcaaagaatgtaaaaTGGTCAACATACAATCCTCCTCCGTATCTACAAATTGGCTATAAATGTAGGTTCTCCTTCCTTTAACCCTCTCGCGGGTGCATTTCTTGTAGGGACTAAGCGAAATTATTTTCTTGGTCGTTGTcattcagcccaaagactggttttgtGCAGCTCTCCAGACTacaatatcctgtgcaagcctcttaatctctgaataactactgcaacctggatctgcttactgtattcatctatatctccctctatgatttatcccctctccccaccaccaccacttccctcaagtactaaattggtgatcccttgatgtctcagaatgtgtcctattgcAGTGGGGTGGGTTAGAAAGACGTGGCATATAATGTTTGATCACTGTCTCTCATTGTACTGTgcactacaaaagttccacctccctcagtacggcgtctgatcaCCAGCCCATTTCTCTGCATACATAGATACTGTCCAGATGATGTTAAAAGCAGCATTGAAGAAAAACACCATTGATACTTATGTTTGCAAAGTCCAcataaactctggtagcaagctatcctgtaatatcttataacaaatttcgggtggagggtgtttgcttcatctctttagaaaaatgggaaaattctgcaacaacttcttttatttctttaggttcaaaattaaacaCTTGCCATCAGCCCATATTTAATTAATGAATATCATCACTGTCCTCAGcccacagttcatacaacccagtgCATACGTaaggcagccagaaatgtacttaagtccgaCCCAAATTATTATgcgatttacagtcattactctgctGCAATATACGATGCACAttcagtccttttcagtggatttctaatgaAGAAACTGCTCACCAAATATTCCATCGATCAATATGAAACATGCCACACAGAATTTTACAAAGGCcaaaagttcacacgcgtttatctctCTAACAAATCACTTCACCAAGCTCAAATTTTCATAATCTGTCCGTTATTCCGGCCACACAACCTGGACGCGagaagccaattatttcttcattt
This Schistocerca nitens isolate TAMUIC-IGC-003100 chromosome 1, iqSchNite1.1, whole genome shotgun sequence DNA region includes the following protein-coding sequences:
- the LOC126261079 gene encoding cerebellar degeneration-related protein 2 isoform X3, which gives rise to MAYFDLVTDLQLAAELGKTLLERNKELETSLKQHQGVIEDQAQEIEYLTKQTAALREVNDSRLRIYEQLEVSIQDLERTNQKLAADNTNDKRHIKSLCAQIEALDAKCEELQRTLDEVTAQRKRQEQLLQQNGKPAETLVSGSAAVKPTDVANSKSPTSQHSPGGETKTKDASTEEVVQLLSQLQDLRTAKVKEQVRAKELEEQLSVVLQENVQLHEQLETLQMKEKDLKSIQEEISTLEEVRQGQLCRRCLRLTDTRGQDELSLVMDNEEDDVTSVSNSVTSETYCSTVMLHIEDDNPYKELEARYAALLEMQRQPRRHAPPSPPSNQLSLQEELQMSGDFNSFHNIKDTESDQEALPEVPQQNGNQVSGEKQQPNRRRAGKTSSATPTDFSEAETSSSGFSDETSNKSTQTELSGLPAGSYLCSIADGEDCRFSIYDDASPVESRFRKTPEYRQLFREIFAVLKRAAEEKGEGEQLPRLDDATPTREALPKVPPATPAKEEAPLEFATKEECKKETKTMPRQRQPNTKRMESQPSEPEKASSSENTGTSAESSNSGLVLRPLPPKSEQIEYLSVGIAVKKKGKRKNSPMKRMNVAVETSPVGASGLNYSGRASNSGRNRQQQQQQQQQQTRTWYRSDSPRHHSNNSSRYAAYDKSWEPQQQFPSPAYEGVVKLKQLDMSYAEALRNGPRKTSPGNVNGYRK